The Notamacropus eugenii isolate mMacEug1 chromosome 4, mMacEug1.pri_v2, whole genome shotgun sequence DNA window catgtcttcctgactccaaatctatcacTCTATCCCCAATGTCAGGCTAAACTGAGTCTAGTTACtatctgaaagaaagaaaagacagaaagtgagaaaaaaaagaaagaaggaaaaaagaaaagaaggaagagaaaggaaggaggaaggaaggaaaaagggaggaagggaggaagaaaaaaaagaaagaaagctagtTTGACTCAATCTGCCTTTGATGGAGCTGTTCTGGCTGTGTgatcattgcttccttttctagttgTTCACTAATGATCTTTCTAATAATATGTTGCAGAATTTATCTGAAATTGAAGTTAAGGACATTGGCCTATTGTTTAtagacttctttttctttctttcttttttttttaaatgagtacaTTTGCTCTTCTCCTGTCTTGTGGCATCTCCTTTATTCTCCAGGACATTTCAAAGATCCTTAACTGACAGAAGCTTAATAATCCCATGCAttagtttcttcagtgacctGGGAGATAGTTCGCCTGGGCTTTGTGGCTGGTACTCATCGAGGGCAGGTCAGTGTTCTTTTATTCTCTTATCCAGGGGATTGACTCCCTATTAATCATTTCTGTTCTGTCCTTTGTAGTCCAAAGACCCAACAGAGAACCGAGAAGCAAAAGAAGGGTTGAAAAGCTTTATCTGCTCTGTTTTGGGTTGTCATCGTTCCATTCACCCAGAGCAGTACTTTCACTGTTCCTCTTCTCTCtaaggaagccaagaaaacccctataTTGTTGGCCTGAGATTTCCTCTGAAACCTTAGATAATTTGGAGTTGTAACCCTCTCaacgctttttttttttttacaggattgTGTCATGCTTTTGTGTTCATCTTCATACTTTGCCTTTGCTTCCATCTCCTGcacatgactttttaaaatctaagttggcTGGTGAGTTCCATGTGTGTTCACATTGGTGTCTTGAGACATCTTCCCATTTTCCTACTCCTTgtagttgtttttcttcatatcttcagaatttcattctaaaagacttccatttttttcctccctgggcTGACTTTCACCCTGTAGAATTTTAGTCCACTATGAGATCCTATaactatatctttttaaaaatcgtATTTTTTATTGTGAATTTGACAATCATCAACCAACACTAACTTTTCCATATGCTTGGCATAGATTACATCTtttttctctgaatcctttgaaatcttaaaaaaagcaattactttttttattaatgaataaaaatctattttttcctcccCCTTACTTCTcctttttggaaaaaagaaagaaaaacaaaacccttgtaacaaatacgcataattaagaaaaacaaattcctttactggccatgtccaaaaaatatatcTCGTTCTTCACCCTGAGTCTGTGGACTCTCAGGAAGTAAAGTAGCAGACTTTATCATCTGCTCTGGGTATTGTGATTGGTCACTGAactgatcagaattctaaagtctttcaggGTTGCCTTTGTAATGCCGTTATTGTatgaattgttttcttggttctgcttacttcactctgcatcagttcatacagtttTTCCCAGGTTcatctgaaaccattccctttgttgttttttatagccataatagtatttcattaccttcatatatcataatttgttcagccatttcccaattaatgggtgCCCCTCACCTtaggtttcagttttctccattacaaaaagagctgctataaatatctttgtgtattttatacattttggagtcttttccctctttttttgatctctttggggtataaaccTAATAGTGATAAACCCTTTGAAATTTAATCTCCCCAAATTTAGGGTTCCTatcacattattttcttctttcctctctttctctatcacaAATACTAATATAGACTTGCCATTTCCCCCCAAGGCTACTATCATTTTTACCCccaatttatttccttccttatggGTTGAAATCaaccaacatttaaaaaaattaaattgtgtgtatatgtatgcactaTGTATAGAAtctgctttctctccctcctctctcccccaattaagaaagcaagaaaaactaaAGCTctattacaaacatgtatattcaagcaaaacaaactctctTGGCCATGTCCAATAAGTAGTCAACCAACATCTGATTATTATGAATTGCAGGGCATATCTGTCTTAAACTTATCTTTCTGTTGTGTTTGACCTGTGGTCCCTCTCTGTCCGGCTCCTCTAGGGTTGCTATTTCAACTCCTAGTTTGAGGAGTGTGTAATAGGGATGCCAAGGGGACCAGCCTCCAGGACAGCAAACAGTAAAGATGAGTCTCTTCCCATTGAGTTTCCCCATGGGTCCCACCATCTCAATTTCTCTCTGCTCCTTTGCTCCTGCAGGCTCCCACAGGGATAGCACCAGTGGTCTCAGCACTAAAGGCCTGCACTGGGGGTCTTTGTGGGTAGGGGCAGAGCCACAGCTTCAGGTTACTACCCTGTTTCTCAGTCTCCCTTTGTCCTAGGTGCAGGGGCAGCCCTCCCTGGTTGGCTCTCACACTGGGAGACCTCTAATGGGGCAAGGTAGGGCAAAGGGCTGATCCTGAGCTTGGGCAGGATGAATGAAACTGTGGAGCTACCTGGCTGAAGTGGACCAGTGATATGGGCTTGTTAGAGTAGGGCTACTCTTGTCCCTAAGGGTAGGATTTGAGTTTTAATACAAAGCTCACCATTCTCCATGTATTCTCAGGATCTCAAGCCAATCTCTAAATCTGGGAATCTTGACATTCTTCTTTGGATGAACTAGCCACAACTACATTGGGAATGCTCTGTAATAGGCCTGCTGATGATTGCGGGGGGTGGGTGGCAGCAAAATCCCTCTTGCCTTCAGGAAGACAGAGACTTGGGGATCCATGTTGCCAAACAACATACAGTTATAGGACAAGTAGGGTCAAATCTTAGTCTGAGGCTGGTGTCAGAGACTCAGTATATGGCTAGTTTCAGGGCTTCAGATGAGTTTCAGAGGCTGAAGTTGAGCCTGGAAGTGGAGTTAGAGGTTGAGTCCAGGATCAGGGTCAGGAGTTTCAGGCTAAGATTTGAGGTTTAGTCTGGAGAGAGGTAAGGTTGCAATCTGAGGGTCTTCAATCTAGGGCAAGGTCAGGGCTGAGTCTTGAGGCAGTGTTAGGGGCACAGGCtggggatgggatcaagggtcAGCCTGGGCCTGGGCACAGGAATCCTGAAAAAGGGCTAGAGAGCAGCTTCCAGATAAGAGAGCTGTATTCACATGAGTCTTTCTGAGAGAACCTCCCCACTTTGTTTTCTGATGCTTTTATATGGTGGCTTCCAGCCAGGCtggtgaggaggaaaggaaaagtagTTCTGGGATGTGTCGGAGGCAGTCAGAGCCTTGTGGTCCATTATCACAGGTAGCAGATGCCCCCATTGCCTCTATGTAGGTCTGTTTCTGGGTCAGAGCAGGGCTTGAGGCTCCCCATGAAGAACTAGGGGGCAGAGATATTGCGTGCTCTATTCTCTCCCATACTGGCTAGCATCCAGGAAGGTCTTAACCCTACATTGATGCCAGGGAACTTGCACTGAGCTAGCCTGGCTTTTACCTGGTGCCACCTATTGGGAAAGAAGGTGGGCATCATGGAGGAGGTCAGGGGCTCCAACAAATGCtgactctctttccctctcagtccctccttagctcaTGTGCCTTCACATAGGAACGTGCATTAGGAACTATGTTCAGTCCCAGTTACGCACACATATCACTTCCAAAAGTGTTAGGCCTAGGGGGCCTAAGCCAGAGGAATGGCTACAGACTCTGCAAGTCAAAGCAGGGTCACTTGTAGGGGCCAGCAACATCTGTTTTTCATatccctgcacacacacacacccttctgcCCTATTGAAATACCTTTACCCTGACTTGGTCAGATAACTTTTGAGAAAGTCTACCctgattctgtgtgtgtgtgtgtgtgtgtgtgtgtgagagagagagagagagaccatgtGTATCAATCTCTCCTGCTCTGAGTCTCTTCATAGGCCACCCATTCCTACATTTCATCCCTGTGACTCGGGGGACAGAGAGATCAGACTACTCCAGTGCAGCTCACTAGGGTAATGAGTTCAGAGTAAAGCAGGACTTACTAGTGCTGGGAGTGGAGAGGGCAAGTTTCTAGAGGGCAGAAACAATGAGTACCATTAACCCTGGGGTGCAAGGAATGAAATTTATTATGGCTGGGGTATAGCcatttttagtaattttattcCTGAAGTATAGACAGCTGTTATCCCTGGGGCATAAATGTAGTTGGCATCATTCCCTCCAGGATGCAGCTGGAGTCAACACTGTTATTCCTGGGGTAAACCTGTGGTTAGTCTCCTTCCCCACGGGGGTGCAGCTTCTGTAGTAAGCATTGCTCCTATAGTTACTACTAAGACCCCTTGGAGCCAGTTGTAGTATGCATCATTATGCCTGGGATACAGCTATAGTTCTTAGTCTCAACTGCAAGTACCCTTGCAGTATAGCTGTAGTTAGCACTGTTGCTTTCAGGGAAGCACCATTGGACAGGTGCTCTGCACCTGACAGATCTTTTTCCCTTCTTGCGTTCCTCTCCAGAAGCTCACAGCCTCTGAAGAAGATGCCGGAACAAAGTAACGACTACCGGGTGGTGGTGTTTGGGGCAGGTGGTGTGGGCAAGAGTTCCCTGGTCCTCCGTTTCGTCAAGGGCACTTTCCGAGATACCTACATCCCCACTATTGAGGATACCTACCGCCAGGTCATCAGCTGTGACAAGAGTGTGTGTACCCTGCAGATCACAGATACCACGGGTAGCCACCAGTTCCCGGCCATGCAGCGCCTGTCCATCTCCAAGGGCCATGCCTTCATCCTGGTCTTCTCTGTCACCAGCAAGCAGTCCTTGGAAGAGCTTCGGCCCATCTACCAGCAGATTCTGCAGATCAAAGGCAGCGTAGAAAACATCCCGGTCATGCTGGTGGGGAACAAGTGTGATGAGACTCAGAGGGAGGTGGACACCAAGGAGGGGGAGGCTCTGGCCAAGGAGTGGAAGTGCGCCTTCATGGAGACCTCAGCCAAAATGAACTACAATGTCAAGGAGCTCTTCCAAGAGCTGCTCACCCTGGAGAAACATCGCAACATGAGCCTCAGCATCGATGGCAAGAGGTCCAGCAAGCAGAAGAGGACAGACAAACTCAAGGGCAAGTGCAGCCTGATGTGAGGGGCCTGGCCACCCCTCCTCTCATCCACGGGCCGCCCGTCCCCCTCGCCCTGCTCTGTCCCACTCTTGGTCTTGCTCCAGATGGCTCCGTGGCCCCTTATtttgtctccctctgtcttcctgtTACCTCAAGCTCTTTCTCATGGATGgcctccttccatctttcctctttctctgtctctcattgtCCTTCTCTGTCCTCATAGCTGCCACTCTGAGGTCCTCGAGACCAATCTGTATCTAAACAGAAGCTCCCTCTATGACATCCCATCCAAGTGCTCATCCAGGCTCTTCCGGGTCAgcagctctctgtctctctttctcctgctctctgtccctgtctatgtttctgcatctatttgtttttctcagtttctccttccctcccaggtgtgtgtgtgtatgtgtgtgtgtgtgtgtgtgtgtgtgtgtgtccatctcTCCTGCCCTGAGTCTCTCCATAGGCCACCCATTCCTACATTTGATCACTGTGACTTGGGGGGCTCAAATGCACATTGACCTCgcacttttctttctcctttttgaccATTGAtggccccctccctcctctcctgctCCGCGGGCCCAGCTAAATTCCCCCTTTCAGCTGGCTCTCTCCTCCCTGTGATACCGGGAGGCATTTAATAGGGAGGCCCAGTAGACAGGCTTTCCTTGGCCTTTGAGACACTAGGCAATAAAGATGAAGCCCCTCCAGCTGAGCTAGGCCCTAAATCTGCCCTAGGTGTCCCCCTTGccttccctctctgccccttGTAGAAATGACCAGTGGCCCTAGGACTAAGGAGCTAGGCCCAGGGGGCTTGTGGGAAGGAGCCAGACACCGTCTAGCAGCCCAGCACAATTCTGGATCACTGCTGCCCCTCTCTCTCACCTCACTCAGGTTGTATGGTAGTGTCCCTGCTCCTAGCCTTTCCTCCCAGGGGTCTACAGGTTGCTATAAGTGTGAATGGGGGTGGTTCTGTGTACCCCCAGAAGAAGGCTATAGAGTAGAATTCTGAGGAGTTGGGGGATCattattcccccccaccccaggagggTGGGGAGGTAGAAGCCATCAGCACAACCCCTCTGCCCAGCCCTGAGAACATTCCTTTGAGGGGCTAGGCTGGGCCCCCATCTCAGAGACATCTGTGTCCTAGGGAGGGCACATTCCATGAACTGGATTTGAGAGAGGGGGCACTTACTTTCCCTGCCAGGGAATCCTGACCCCcacaggaggaggagaggagagaagacagacagaaagcATTGGTAGGTGCATGGGTGTGTAACAAACTCTGTGTATGTTCATGATgttatgcgtgtgtgtgtgtatggctgGAAGTATATATGTGgctatatttgtgtgtgtttgcatacatgcatgtatatgtattaatGTGTATGATACCTATGTGTGAGTGGGTGTGCAGATATGTGAGACTAAATCAGGGggatgtatgcatgtgtattagtgtgtgtgtatgtttgcatgcgtgtgtgagtgtgtgtgtataggtagaGGGGTAGGGACCTGTAGGGAAAGGTGATAGGTTTGGGGGTCAGAGCTGGAGCTTTgctccttcccccccacccccaaggccAATCTATCCTTTCAGCCCCCTGCTGCAGGCAGCACTTCACCCCTTGGCATGCAGCACTCCTGGCTGACCTTGGAAGGGGCTGTAGGGTGAGGTGTGGGAAAGGTAAGCAGGTGAGCTAGGGGACTTTCTCCTCTGAGGGTGCTGGTCCCATCAGGGGCTCTGGCACCATTCCTCAGGGATCCACCCTGATAGCACAATGACCATCCCCCAGCCCAGGCCCAGGGGCTTAGAGCAGGCAGGGGGAGTGGGTAGCCAGGCCCTGCCTTGCAGTGGGTGTATCCACCCACTTCTCTCCAGTCAGACCCCCTCCCCACTGTGACCACCTGAGATAGAACCAAGCACCTCTTCTCCCAGTCGCCCAGAGCCAACTGTGTCAccttctgttctctccttcctGTACACACTCCTATTCCTTTTCCACACCTCTTCCTGGACCCAATGTTGAAATCctaggagaaaaaggaaataggcCTGTTTGGAAAATAGTTGTCCAGAACTGGCCAGCCTAGGGGATTCAGCCGAGGGTGAccagagaatgttagagctggaagttaCTTTAAAGACCATCTATTCCAAAACCATATTttatagattgggaaactgagggccagagagaaaaagaaaattgcttaaagtcacacagcaagtcaggGACAGAACTGAGAGAGAGGTAACATGTCCTTCAGGGCCAGCAGCCCCATGTAGCACATGGATCCCCCTCTCACCTGTCCATGGGCCCTTCCAAGAGCTCTGGGTTGGGACCAGACCCTCCCAGGTCACACATGGGGGTCAGGGCAAGACCAAGAGTCTGGGATGAACATAGGTCCCACTTCTCTCCCTAGGCATGTGGTGTGGGCAATTCCACCCTGCCCAGCTGCTGTGATGCTAGAATATTGTCTGGT harbors:
- the DIRAS1 gene encoding GTP-binding protein Di-Ras1 isoform X1 yields the protein MLSGWNVGRGQVEMERRSSQPLKKMPEQSNDYRVVVFGAGGVGKSSLVLRFVKGTFRDTYIPTIEDTYRQVISCDKSVCTLQITDTTGSHQFPAMQRLSISKGHAFILVFSVTSKQSLEELRPIYQQILQIKGSVENIPVMLVGNKCDETQREVDTKEGEALAKEWKCAFMETSAKMNYNVKELFQELLTLEKHRNMSLSIDGKRSSKQKRTDKLKGKCSLM
- the DIRAS1 gene encoding GTP-binding protein Di-Ras1 isoform X2, translated to MPEQSNDYRVVVFGAGGVGKSSLVLRFVKGTFRDTYIPTIEDTYRQVISCDKSVCTLQITDTTGSHQFPAMQRLSISKGHAFILVFSVTSKQSLEELRPIYQQILQIKGSVENIPVMLVGNKCDETQREVDTKEGEALAKEWKCAFMETSAKMNYNVKELFQELLTLEKHRNMSLSIDGKRSSKQKRTDKLKGKCSLM